The Methylocaldum marinum genome includes the window GCGGGGAACGATATTCTTTCTCCATGGCAATGCCCAGAACATCAGTACGCACATATTCAGCGTCGCCTGGCTTACGGAAATTGGATATCAGGTCTTCCTTCTCGACTATCGTGGATATGGTTTGTCAGAAGGCTCACCGGGTCTGCCGGAGGTATTAACCGATGTGGCTGCCGGCTTCAATTGGCTCGTCACCGATTCTCGCGTATCAACAAGGCCGGTGTTCCTCCTAGGTCAAAGCCTCGGAGCGAACTTAGCCGCTTATTTCGCGGGCGCAAATCCGGCTGTCCGCAGGCAACTTTCCGGAATTGTTCTGGATGCGCCTTTCGCCAGCTATAGCGACATCACTCGTGAAAAACTGGCCCAAATCCCGCTTACATGGTTGTTTCAGTATCCGCTGTCCAGGCTGATGCCAGATGAATACAGCCCAATCAGAAATATTGCGGATATATCGCCGGTATCATTGGTCATCATCTGCAGCGAAACGGATGATATCGTACCAGCGTCTCACAGCATCAAACTCTTCGAAGCGGCCGGAGCGCCCAAAGCACTCTGGATCACTCAAGGCCCGCACATAGCCACCTTCGGGCAGGAGCAAAACCGTCAGCGCCTGCTTTTCTTTCTCGAGGCGCATGTGCGTTAAATCCTCAAGCCGACGACCTCACGGGTTGAACGAGAGGGGCATCCCAAGCTTCAACTCGAGTTCGCGGTCGGCGCGTCCCCGGTTGACTGCGATTTCGATCAGTCCCATCGAATTCTGATACCAAAAGACTTCGCCGACCGGTACTGAACAGAAGGAATTTCCCTGCGTAACCGTCCTGCCGTTCATACAAAGCGTCTTTCGGTCAAACTCAGGGCTGTATCGCATTCCGGTCATAGCATTGCCGTAGTGATCGAAATAGATTATTTCGGCAAGATCGGGCGGCCATGCCGCCAATTCAGACTTACAGTAACTGTGGTTAGCCCAATCGAAATCGCGACCGGCGATGCGTGCGGCAATAGGAGCAAACACATCGCGGCCATGAAAACTGGACGAAAGCTTCGCCGGGCGCCAGTCTATGACCCGCCATTCCGAATCGGCCGAGTGCACTGCCACTGTGTTGAAGAGACCATTATCCGGCCCCACAAACCATTGGCCGTTTGCTTCGACCACAACCGGCAAGCGTTCACCACCGACCCCGGGATCGACAACGGCGAGGAACACGCTACCAACGGGAAGCACTTTGCTGAGGGCTGCCAACAGATATGAACTCCGGCGGGGTTCACCCACTGGCGCATTGCTTACGAGATTCACGCAACCGACGCCCGGCGCCAGCATTCTCAGAACCGCTTCCATTTGCCCTAGATATGGCCCCTCGGCCCCGAAATCGGTAAACAGAAAAATCAATCCCGCCGTCACTGATAGAGTTCCAGCAACGAGTTACGCCTACTCGTCTTGAAAGTCCGGAATCTGTTCTGAATGCCTAGGACGAAACAATCGCGAAAAAACCAGCCCTAACTCGAACAGTAGCCAGATCGGCACTGCCAGCAGACATTGAGAAACCACCTCCGGCGGAGACAGTACCATGCCGACGACAAACGCGCCGACGATGATGTAAGGTCGTTTTTCCGACAGGCTCTCTCGTGTCGAAATTCCGCTCCAAATTAGAATGATGGTTGCGATCGGAACCTGAAACGAGACTCCGAAAGCAAAAAACAATGTCAATACGAAATCGAGATAATGGGTAATATCGGTCATTACCGCCACACCAACCGGCGCCGTTGCGGTCAGGAAGCCAAAAATGAGGGGGAAGACCACGTAATAGGCAAACGCCATACCGCCATAAAACAGTACTGTGCTTGCAAAGAGAAGCGGCAGTACCAGCCTGCGCTCATGTTCATACAAGCCCGGAGCGATAAAGGCCCAAGCCTGGTAGAGAATATACGGCATCGACAAGAAAACCGCGGCCACCAGCGTAAGCTTAAACGGAGTCAGAAATGGCGACGCGACATCGATCGCGATCATCTGGGATCCTGGCGGCAAGTGCCTCATGAGTGGCCCGGCGAAATAAGCATAAATCTCGTTAGCAAAATAAGCCATGCCCATAAAGACAAATAAAACCACGAGTATGCATCGCAGAAGTCTGTCCCGTAATTCCACCAGATGTGAAATAAACGTTTGCTCAGTATCTTCCATCTGTCCCCGGTTCTGCTTTTTCCGATTCACCATCTTTCTCCTCAGACAGGATATCGTCTCGGTCCGCTTCGTATGACGCGGAGTTGGAGGCACGTCCCTCCTCCTTATCGAGGCGATCGGTGGTGGACAGCAACTCTACCTTCCTCTTTTCTTCCATTAAGGATTGACGTAGTTCTTGCAGTTGCAGCTCATGGTCAATTTCCTGCCTGACCGACGCAGCCATGGCACGCGCCTTTCTTATCCAAAGCGCCACTTCTCTCGCCACTTTGGGCAAGCGTTCTGGACCGAATACCAGAAGCGACACCACACCTACTAAAACCAATTCCCAAAAGCCGATATCGAACATGCGTTTTCGACTGTTGTCAGGTCTTGTCTTTGCTCTCGTGGACAGCTTCCCCGTCGATCGTCCGCCCGGTCTTATCGTCCTCGCCGTCACTCATGGCACTGCGAAAACTTTTGATTGCCGAGCCCAAATCGCCTCCGATGTTGCGTAGCCGTTTCGTACCGAACAGCAACAGCACGATCAGAAATAGGAGCAATAGCTCCCAAACACCTATACCCATCTACGTTCTCCAAAGTGCAATCGGACATACGCCCGAAATATACTAGCCGATTCGTGTCGCAAAAATAACCTGGTGTCTTCCCCGTAGTTGACGCCTCGTACGACGTACCACGTTTCGTGGGCCGTGATCATTTCCATATTCTAAAAAGAATTTTCACCCAATTTAATCCGAATTGGTCAGTCTAAATCTCAGACAAGATTAAAGCCAATAAGTTAAACCGTAGCAGGTAATCAAATTGCGACACCTGAAACCGACATCGCAGCACTTCCCCGCCTTGTACTTGGCGCGATCACGCGATCTGCCTCCACGGGCGGCGCTTAACACCTCCACGCCGGGTTGCGACTCCTTTGGTTTTTCCGGATAATTCCCGACTCGAACGAACCTACCCACAGGTTTACAATATGCAAACGACGATGCTTAAAGCAAAATTACACAGGGCTAGGGTGACACACTCGGAACTTGAGTACGAGGGCTCTTGTGCCATTGATGGTTTGCTACTTGAGCGCTCGGGGATCAGAGAGTACGAACAGATCCACATCTATAACGTCAATAACGGCCAACGATTCACAACATACGCTATTCGCGCCCAAGAAGGTTCCGGCGTCATCTCGGTGAACGGCGCGGCTGCTCGGCTCGCCTCTCCCGGCGATATAGTGATTATCTGTGCCTATATAGGCTTGAATCAGAATGAACTCATTGGCTATAAACCCACGCTGCTTTATCTCGGCGAGCATAACCAAATTATCCGCACGGGGCATGCAGTTCCAGTACAAGCAGCCTAAACAAGCTGCATCTACCTGCCTATTCTGTCGACTGCCAGTTGCTAAATTGCCGCGTAAATCCTAGCCGCGGCTCGCCAATAGCGTCACGCAAAGCACCACATCAGATCCGCAAAACCGCAGCGGTAACATCGGCCGCTTGCCGGTTAGGCTTCACGTCATGCACCCTAAACATTTTCACACCTGCCGACACCCCAAGTACAGTTGTAGCTATCGTTGCCCCCAACAATTCCGTTGGACAAGTTTCGCCACAGATCGCTCCCATAAAGCGTTTTCGGCTTGCACCCAATAAAACCTTGTACCCCGTTGCCACAAACCTGGGTAAGCTGTGAATCAATCTCAAATTATCATCTTTGCGCTTGCCGAATCCGATACCCGGATCGATGATCAGGTTCTTAGCCGCAACGCCCTCAAACTTAGCTGCCGCCGTGCGCTCAATCAAGAATGCAAGCACCTCCTCGACTACATCCCCATATGTCGGATTGTTTTGCATATCTTTTGGGCGCCCTTGCATGTGCATAAGCACCAGCGGAACATCAGCCTTAGCTGCAACAGTAAACATTCGAGGATCGTCTCTCCCTGCTGAAACGTCGTTCACCATGTTTACACCGGCCGCTATCGCCTCCTCTGCAACCCGGCTCCGCGTCGTATCGATACTTAAAAGCACATCCTGTGGAAGATGTTGCCTCAAATGCCGAATGATTGGAAGGACACGCGCTGTTTGGAGCTCCTCATCTACCGGATCCGCGCCCGGGCGAGTTGACTCACCACCAATATCGATAATATCCGCGCCGTCCGATACCATTCCTTGAGCGTGCAAAATCGCTTCTTGTGGAAAACAGTACCGCCCGCCGTCCGAAAAACTGTCCGGAGTGACGTTTAAAATGCCCATTATCAAGGGGCCCTGTCGCATGCTAGACTAGTCAAGCAAATAGTGGAAAAAGGTGCTTCCAACTGAGAAGAGCTGCTCTTACCGACCAGATCCGCTCGTCTCGGACTACACCCAACGTTTCACGAAGAACGCTGCAGGAATTCGCAAAAAAGCAGGCCCGCTTCAGTGCGGGCCAGAACCAAATGGATGAATACGTAACCGGATTTCCACCGTTTCAGACCGGACCCCTAAGTGACCGACCGATCGACAAGTTCCACGTAAGCCAAAGGCGTCGCATCCCCCTTACGAAAGCCGCATTTCAGAATTCTAAGGTAGCCTCCGGGGCGATCCTTAAAACGGGGCCCCAACTCGTCAAAAAGCTTCACTACCGCTTTCCGATCTCGAATCCGCGAAAACGCAATCCGGCGCGCCGCGACGCTGTTTTCTTTTGACAAAGTTATGAGAGGCTCTGCGATGCGCCTTATCTCTTTGGCCTTTGGTAAGGTCGTCTGAATAACTTCGTGATGAATCAACGACGCAGTCAAGTTCCGAAAGAGCGCGGTCTTATGACTGCCGGTAATATTAAATTTTCTACCCGAATTACGATGCCGCATTTGTTATACCCGCACGATTTTAAGAGTCCTGTTGCTCACGTTTGAGTCCTTCTGGAGGCCAATTCTCCAGTCTCATTCCTAGCGACAGACCCTTCGTTGCTAAAACATCCTTAATTTCCGTAAGCGATTTTTTCCCCAAATTTGGGGTCTTGAGCAAATCCACTTCAGTTCTTTGAATGAGATCACCGATGTAAAAAATATTCTCTGCCTTTAAGCAATTCGCCGACCTGACGGTCAATTCAAGGTCATCAACAGAACGGAGAAGTAGCGGATCAAATTGAGGCCGTTCTTCGGCAATTCGCGGCGTTTCCTCGCTCTTGAGCGCAACAAATACCGACAAATGCTCGTTCAGAATTGACGCTGCCTGTCTGACAGCCTCTTCCGGATCAACCGTGCCGTTTGTTTCCAGCTCCAAAACAAGCTTATCAAGATCCGTTCTCTGCTCAACACGCGCATTCTCTACCAGATACGAAACCCGCCGTATTGGGCTAAAGGAGGCATCAATATTCAACACTCCGACCGCAGACTCGGTCTGCCCACCGATTCTCGACCCAACCGGCTGGTATCCTCGCCCCTTTTCCACCTTAAGTGTCATGCTTAGCTTCCCGGCGTGGGTCAGATTAGCAATTTCGAGCTCTGGATTCACGATCTCAGCGTCGTGCGTAAGTTCGATATCCGCGCCTGTTACTTTACCAGGGCCAGATTTGTTAATCCTAAGGAGGGCTTCATGCCCACTCGAAAGGCGGATCGCTAGATTCTTTAAGTTCAAAAGAATGTCTATCACGTCCTCCTGAACACCATCGAGGGTGGAATACTCATGTAGAACCCCTTCGATGGTCACTTCAGTGACTGCGCAACCTGGTATCGAGGAAAGCAAAACTCTCCTGAGAGCGTTTCCGAGGGTATGACCGAACCCCCTTTCCAAAGGTTCGATTACAATGCGCGCACTGTTCAGATCTATAGGACTAACGTCCACCAAGCGCGGTTTGATAAGATTTGCCAAGTAGGTTTGCATCGATCAGCAACAACAATTATTTGGAGTACAACTCGACGACCAGTTGCTCGTTAATTTCCGAGCCCAACTCGCTACGCTCAGGTACCGCCTTAAATATGCCGCGCATTTCTTTCGTGTCCACATCAACCCAAGCCGGAAACCCATACTGCTCCAGAACTTGCAAAGCATCTTTGATTCTTAATTGGCTTTTTGCCTTTTCACGCACTGACACAACATCGCCGGGCGCGACCTGATAGGACGGGACATTGAGCACTCTGCCGTTAACCGTAATAGCCTTATGGCTGACAAGCTGCCGCGCCTCCGCTCGCGTGCATGCAAAGCCCATGCGATACACGACGTTATCCAGACGAGACTCAAGTAATCGGAACAAATTTTCGCCGGTTGACCCTGCCTTGCGCGACGCCGTCTTATAGTAGTTTCTGAATTGCCGCTCCAAGACGCCGTATATCCTGCGAAACTTTTGCTTCTCACGGAGCTGCGCGGCATAGTCTGACATGCGCGCTCGTTTCTGACCGTGCTGCCCAGGTTGCTGATCAAGCTTGCACTTCCCTTCAAGGGATTTGCCGCGCGCTTTCAAAAACAGATCAGTTCCTTCGCGCCGGCTAAGCTTGCATTTCGGACCTAAATATCTCGCCATTCTTCGCCCCTCTGCTTATACTCGCCGCTTCTTTGGAGGACGGCAACCGTTGTGCGGTATCGGAGTATCGTCAATAATATTGGTAATCTTAAACCCCATATTATTGAGCGTTCTAACTGCCGATTCTCGACCAGGGCCTGGGCCCTTTATACGCACATCCAAATTCCTTACGCCATAATCCTTCACGATAGTACCGACCTTTTCGGCCGCCACCTGTGCGGCAAACGGGGTACTTTTCCTCGACCCACGAAAACCCGACGCGCCCGCCGTAGCCCAAGCCAGAGCATTACCCTTGCGATCTGTAATGGTAATTATCGTGTTATTGAACGACGCGCTAATGTGAACAACACCGTCGGAAATGTCTCGTTTGATCCGTTTCGCGGGACGACTAGATGCAGCCATATCGATGTCTTACCTCAAAAAACATTCTGTACGTTTATTTACGAATCGGCCGCCGCGGCCCCTTCCGAGTTCGCGCATTAGTACGGGTCCGCTGCCCGCGAACCGGAAGTCCCCGCCGATGACGCATACCCCGATAACATCCCAGGTCCATCAGGCGCTTGATATTCATTGCAGTCTCACGCCGAAGATCACCTTCGACGACGAACTTCGCGACTTCTTCTCGTATCCGCTCAATATCATTCTCGCTGAGATCTCGAACCTTGACCGAAGAACTCAGACCGGAATTCTGGCAAATTAAATTTGCCTTGGATCTTCCGATACCGTAAATCGCAGTTAGAGAAATAACCAAATGCTTGTGCTCGGGGATATTTACCCCCGCAATTCGTGCCATTTATCCTGCCTCCATTTCAAACTACCAGGCGTGGGCTAAACTGTTAACAATATCACACCGACAAAAGATACGCTACTTGATCGTTTATCCTTGTCGCTGCTTGTGTCGAGCGTCTTTACAAATTATTCGAACCACGCCCTTCCTCTTCAATACCTTACAATTCCGGCAGATCTTCTTAACTGACGCACGCACTTTCATTAAAATTCCCCTTTTACTTGCTACCGTGATCAACAAACCCGGTTAGCTGAGCTTGATATTTGACTTTTTGAGCAGGCCTTCGTACTGATGCGAGATGATGTACGTCTGAATCTGTGACATAAAATCCATGACAACAACAACTATGATCAGCAACGAGGTGCCGCCGAAATAGAACGGAACGTTCCAGTAGACGATTAAAAATTCTGGTAATAGGCAAACAGCGGTAATGTAGATCGCCCCCGCCAGAGTCAAACGAGTCATCACGGCGTCGATGTACGAGGCGGTCTGTTGCCCCGGCCTTACACCCGGAATAAAAGCTCCGGATTTCTTCAGGTTTTCCGCGGTTTCGTTTGAATTGAACACCAAAGCCGCGTAGAAAAAACAAAAGAACACTATCGCACCGGCATAACATAGAACATAAAGCGGTTGGCCGGGGGATAGGGTGGTTGCAATATCCTGCAACCACCCAAGACTCTTGCTGTTCCCGAACCATCCCGCCAAAGTCGCCGGAAACAGAATGATGCTAGACGCAAATATAGGAGGAATAACACCCGACATGTTTAGCTTCAACGGCAGAAAGCTCTTATGGGCGGCATACATCCTCCGCCCCTCTTGCCGTTTTGCATAATTAATAGTTATTCGGCGCTGCCCACGCTCAACAAACACTACCAGCGCAGTAACTCCGATGGCTATTGCGAACAATCCGACGATACTCATCATGCTAAGTTCGCCGGTTCTGGCGAGCTCCAGCGTGCCGCCAATAGCAGATGGCAGCCCTGCAACTATGCCTGCGAAGATAATAATGGATATGCCATTTCCGATACCCCGCTCCGTGACCTGTTCTCCTAACCACATCAAAAAGACGGTTCCGCAGACCAACGATACAGCCGTGATAAATATGAAGTGAAATCCCGGACTAATAACGACTGGCACGCCCGACGCCGACTGGTTCTGTAATGCAAGCCCGACCCCAATAGCTTGAAACGTCGCGAGGAATACAGTCCCGTACCGCGTGTACTGATTGATCTTTTTCCGTCCCGACTCTCCTTCTTTCTTTATTTGCTCCAACTTAGGAATAACTCCGGCCATCAACTGCATAATGATCGATGCCGAAATATAGGGCATAATCCCGAGAGCGAATATACTTAGCCGCTTTAGCGCGCCCCCGGAAAACATATTAACCATGTCAAGTATCGACCCGCCCTGCTGGGCAAACATAGCCGCTAGCGCTTTCGGGTCGACTCCGGGAATAGGGACGTGTGCGCCGATCCGGTAAACGACCAGCGCACCTATGACAAAAAGCAGCCTCTGACGAAGCTCGCTGAGCCTACCAAATCGTTCGGAAAGTGTCGAATTAGCCGTACTCACTTACGCCTCGATTGTTCCGCCGGCAGCTTCGATTTTTGATCGCGCGCCCTTTGTAACCTTTATTCCGACGAGGACAATAGGCGAAGCGATGGAGCCCGAATCGATAACCTTCACAAAACGCGCTTGTACAGGAATGACATTGGCCGCTTTTAGAGTCGAAATATCGATCTTTTCGCCCACGAGTCCATTCAATTCACTAAGACGTACCTGAGCAGCGAAAGCTTTTATTCGAGATCTAAATCCGACCTTAGGCAGGCGCCGCTGTAACGGCATTTGCCCACCTTCGAATCCAACTTTATGGAAGCCGCCGGCACGCGCCTTTTGACCCTTATGCCCTTTGCCACTTGTCTTACCAAGGGTGGACCCGATACCGCGGCCAACCCGCCTCTTCTTCTTTCTGCTGCCTTCTAACGGCGCAATAGAGTTCAGGAACATCTACGCTTCCTCAATCTTTAGCATGTACGCAACCTTTGCGATCATTCCCCGGTTCGCGTCCGTTGCGCTCACATACACCGACTTATGCACACCTCTGACACCTAGGCCACGCAAACACGCCCGATGAGACTTTAATCGTCCGATACTGCTCTTTATCTGCGTAATTTTCAGCTGTTTAACGCTCATTTACCTTTCCCCGACCGGCTGTCTGTCAACTTTCCACGCTTCGCAGCTATGGAGCGCGGATCTCTGATTTCTGTGAGCCCTTTAATCGTAGCGCGCACGACATTAATCGGATTATTCGTTCCGATACATTTTGCCAGCACGTTGTGTATTCCAACGACTTCGAATACCGCACGCATTGCGCCACCCGCAATGATCCCAGTACCCTGAGACGCAGGTTGCATGAACACTTTCGCAGCGCCCGTGCTAGCGGTAATCGAATAATGCAAAGTATCACCGTTCAAGCTGACCTTGCGCATGTTCCTACGAGCCTGCTCCATGGACTTTTGAATCGCAATAGGTACTTCACGCGCTTTGCATAAACCATAACCGACTCGGCCGTTCCCATCTCCCACAACTGTTAGGGCGGTAAACCCAAATTGACGACCGCCCTTTACAACTTTTGCAACACGCCGAACGGCAACCAATTTTTCCTGGAATCCTTCGGCCGTACTGCTCTGAACATTTAGGCTAGCCATTTCACCTCCTAAAACCCTAGTCCGGCTTCACGCGCAGCATCCGCTAGCGCCTTGACACGGCCGTGATACTTGAACCCAGACCGATCGAACGCAACGCTCGACACGCCTGCCGACAGCGCTCGCTCAGCGATGATTCTACCTACCATTCTGGCAGCCTCAACATTTCCGGTAGCGCTCAAAGCCGACTGTATATCCGCCTGCAATGTTGAAGCAGATGCGAGTACCTGGGAGCCGTCGGCGCTCGTTATCTGCGCATAGATATGTCTAGGCGTTCTATGAACAGTGAGCCGATTCACGCCCAGTGACTTAATAATTGCTCGGGACTTTGCCGCTCTCTTCAACCTTGCCGATTTCTTGTCCATTTATCACCTACTTCTTTTTGGCTTCTTTTCTGACGACTTCTTCGTCCGAATATCGCACACCTTTTCCTTTATAAGGCTCCGGCGGCCGATAGGCCCTTATGTTAGAGGCGACCTGCCCGACTCGCTGCTTATCACAGCCAGTAACTATGATTTCAGTTTGCGAAGGGGTTTCGATTGAAATCCCCTCCGGAGCAATAACCTCCAGCGGATGCGAAAACCCGAGCGACAAGCTCAAAGTGTTGCCTTTAGCCTGGGCTCTATATCCGACCCCGACCATCGTCAACTTTCGGACGAATCCGGAACTCACCCCTATTACCATATTCGAGAGGTTAGCCCGCGTGGTGCCGGCGAGAGCATTTGCCTGTTTATTGGCCTTATCGGCAAGAATTGAAATAACACCATTCTCAATTTGAACTCTGACTCTTGGGTCCACGCTACGGACCAAGGTCCCCTTCGGACCCTTTACCGTGACGATATCACCGGCGATGCTAGCTTCCACACCTTTAGGCAGGGCAATCGGATTTTTCGCTATTCTGGACATTGCTTCAGTCTCTACACTCGCTTACGATACCAGACAGAGAACCTCACCACCGTGACCACCGCCCCGGGCTTCGTCGTCAGTCATCACTCCCTTCGAAGTAGATACTATCGCCGTACCTAGCCCCCCCATAACCCTAGGAATGGCATCCTTCGACCGGTAAATACGTCGCCCAGGCTTGCTGATACGCTCGAACTGTTCGATTACTGGTTGGCCTTTGTAGTATTTCAAATAAACGTAAAGCCCGCTTTTGCCTTCAGTTTCCTTTATCTGATAATCCGCAATGTAGCCTTCGTTCTTCAATACGGCACAGACAGCAGCTTTAATTTTCGAGGACGGCATCACGACTTCGCTTTTTCCCGCGGCTTGTCCGTTTCTTATCCGGATAATCATATCAGCCAACGGATCGGTCATACTCATTTCACATTCTCCGCAAACAAAACGGTTATGCTCGGGGTGTTGCCAAGCGGTTCGCCCAAATTCACCAGCTCGCCTTCGTTACACCGGGTACGTCGCCCCGCATAACGGATTCACGCAACTTGTTCCGACCCAGACCGAACTTCCGATAAAACCCGTGCGGTCTACCCGTTAGATTGCAACGGTTATGAAGACGTGAAGGAGAGGCATCTCTCGGCATTTGCTGCAACTTGATTTGCGCTACGAATTTCTCCTCATCCGTAGCTACAGGGCTTTGAATGATGGCTCTGAGCTCTGCGCGCTTCTTCTGATACTTCGTCACCAGCGCTTGCCGCTTCTTTTCACGTGCGATCATCGATTTTTTCGCCATTGTCTTCCCTATGCTCTAAACGGGAACCTAAACTGCTCTAGCAGCGCTCTTGCTTCTTCGTCGCTGGCTGCCGAGGTCGTAATTGTTATGTCGATACCGCGTACCGCATCGATCTTGTCATAGTCGATCTCCGGAAAAATAATTTGCTCCCGGACACCCATGCTATAGTTTCCACGACCGTCGAACGACCTAGGACTGAGACCACGAAAGTCCCTGATTCTGGGAATAGCAACATTGACAAGACGATCCAAAAATTCATACATCCTATCACGCCGCAAAGTAACTTTGCAGCCTATGGGCATTCCTTCTCGGATCTTAAAACCTGCAATTGATTTTCTTGCCATTGTCACTATGGGCTTCTGGCCAGAAATTTTTTCAAGATCCTCGATCGCATTTTGGAGAATTTTCTTATCGGCTACGGCTTCTCCTACCCCCATGTTGAGGGTAATTTTCTCCAATCGAGGCACCTGCATTACCGAGCGGTAGTTAAACCGACTGATTAGATGCGGAACCACCTGTTCTTTATAAATAGTTTGAAGCCTAGCCATACCTGTTTTCCGCCAAATCAAACGTCAATTACTTCGTTCGTAGACTTAAAATACCGAACTTTTCTACCATCGGCCAACAGCCTAAAACCAACCTTGTCAGCTTTATTTATCGCGGGGTTGTAGAGCGCAACGTTTGATCTGTGGATCGGCATCGCTT containing:
- the secY gene encoding preprotein translocase subunit SecY, with amino-acid sequence MSTANSTLSERFGRLSELRQRLLFVIGALVVYRIGAHVPIPGVDPKALAAMFAQQGGSILDMVNMFSGGALKRLSIFALGIMPYISASIIMQLMAGVIPKLEQIKKEGESGRKKINQYTRYGTVFLATFQAIGVGLALQNQSASGVPVVISPGFHFIFITAVSLVCGTVFLMWLGEQVTERGIGNGISIIIFAGIVAGLPSAIGGTLELARTGELSMMSIVGLFAIAIGVTALVVFVERGQRRITINYAKRQEGRRMYAAHKSFLPLKLNMSGVIPPIFASSIILFPATLAGWFGNSKSLGWLQDIATTLSPGQPLYVLCYAGAIVFFCFFYAALVFNSNETAENLKKSGAFIPGVRPGQQTASYIDAVMTRLTLAGAIYITAVCLLPEFLIVYWNVPFYFGGTSLLIIVVVVMDFMSQIQTYIISHQYEGLLKKSNIKLS
- the rplO gene encoding 50S ribosomal protein L15, whose product is MFLNSIAPLEGSRKKKRRVGRGIGSTLGKTSGKGHKGQKARAGGFHKVGFEGGQMPLQRRLPKVGFRSRIKAFAAQVRLSELNGLVGEKIDISTLKAANVIPVQARFVKVIDSGSIASPIVLVGIKVTKGARSKIEAAGGTIEA
- the rpmD gene encoding 50S ribosomal protein L30, whose protein sequence is MSVKQLKITQIKSSIGRLKSHRACLRGLGVRGVHKSVYVSATDANRGMIAKVAYMLKIEEA
- the rpsE gene encoding 30S ribosomal protein S5: MASLNVQSSTAEGFQEKLVAVRRVAKVVKGGRQFGFTALTVVGDGNGRVGYGLCKAREVPIAIQKSMEQARRNMRKVSLNGDTLHYSITASTGAAKVFMQPASQGTGIIAGGAMRAVFEVVGIHNVLAKCIGTNNPINVVRATIKGLTEIRDPRSIAAKRGKLTDSRSGKGK
- the rplR gene encoding 50S ribosomal protein L18, translated to MDKKSARLKRAAKSRAIIKSLGVNRLTVHRTPRHIYAQITSADGSQVLASASTLQADIQSALSATGNVEAARMVGRIIAERALSAGVSSVAFDRSGFKYHGRVKALADAAREAGLGF
- the rplF gene encoding 50S ribosomal protein L6 — encoded protein: MSRIAKNPIALPKGVEASIAGDIVTVKGPKGTLVRSVDPRVRVQIENGVISILADKANKQANALAGTTRANLSNMVIGVSSGFVRKLTMVGVGYRAQAKGNTLSLSLGFSHPLEVIAPEGISIETPSQTEIIVTGCDKQRVGQVASNIRAYRPPEPYKGKGVRYSDEEVVRKEAKKK
- the rpsH gene encoding 30S ribosomal protein S8, which produces MSMTDPLADMIIRIRNGQAAGKSEVVMPSSKIKAAVCAVLKNEGYIADYQIKETEGKSGLYVYLKYYKGQPVIEQFERISKPGRRIYRSKDAIPRVMGGLGTAIVSTSKGVMTDDEARGGGHGGEVLCLVS
- the rpsN gene encoding 30S ribosomal protein S14, whose amino-acid sequence is MAKKSMIAREKKRQALVTKYQKKRAELRAIIQSPVATDEEKFVAQIKLQQMPRDASPSRLHNRCNLTGRPHGFYRKFGLGRNKLRESVMRGDVPGVTKASW
- the rplE gene encoding 50S ribosomal protein L5, which encodes MARLQTIYKEQVVPHLISRFNYRSVMQVPRLEKITLNMGVGEAVADKKILQNAIEDLEKISGQKPIVTMARKSIAGFKIREGMPIGCKVTLRRDRMYEFLDRLVNVAIPRIRDFRGLSPRSFDGRGNYSMGVREQIIFPEIDYDKIDAVRGIDITITTSAASDEEARALLEQFRFPFRA